In Salinisphaera sp. LB1, one genomic interval encodes:
- a CDS encoding membrane integrity-associated transporter subunit PqiC has product MNLRYRTRVGGYTTALVVLGLLLGLSGCASSPPTQFIELDAQAPKAANIAHSVGIAPITMGRVTLPASLDRLALVRRTGANRLDVSQVVEWGGPLDSLVRQTLGSDLAARLPRQAYMPSDQIPPGAQQGFHFLDVTCQRFSAGADNRVTLVAHWSLVDGKTRRTMIAKSATIHVQAATASGADIAAAMSRALALLSDQVVSSLARKQ; this is encoded by the coding sequence ATGAATTTGCGTTACAGGACACGAGTGGGCGGCTACACCACAGCGCTTGTCGTGCTGGGGCTATTGCTGGGATTGAGCGGCTGTGCCAGCAGTCCACCGACGCAATTCATCGAACTCGACGCGCAGGCGCCCAAGGCCGCGAACATCGCTCACTCGGTCGGCATCGCGCCCATCACGATGGGGCGGGTGACCCTGCCGGCGAGTCTGGACCGGCTGGCCCTGGTGCGTCGTACTGGTGCCAATCGGCTCGATGTGAGCCAGGTGGTGGAATGGGGGGGACCGCTGGATAGTCTGGTGCGACAAACCCTCGGTTCCGATCTGGCAGCCCGGCTCCCACGGCAGGCGTACATGCCATCCGATCAGATTCCGCCCGGTGCGCAGCAGGGTTTTCACTTTCTTGACGTGACATGCCAGAGGTTTTCGGCCGGTGCGGACAATCGGGTGACACTGGTTGCCCACTGGAGTCTGGTCGACGGAAAAACGCGTCGTACGATGATTGCTAAAAGCGCGACGATCCATGTACAAGCGGCCACCGCCAGCGGCGCTGACATCGCCGCGGCGATGAGTCGCGCCCTGGCATTGTTAAGCGACCAGGTCGTCAGCTCACTCGCAAGGAAACAGTGA
- a CDS encoding copper-translocating P-type ATPase, whose protein sequence is MHPEVKQGQPGECPKCGMTLEATTPPKRRTQYTCPMHPEIIQDTPGDCPKCGMTLEPMTVASDTDDGEFKAMSRRFWLSVPLSATVLLLAMGEMVPGLGIRDFLGAAFGWIQFALATPVVLWCGGFAFQRGWKSVVNVSPNMWTLIALGVGAAYGFSVFDLLLPDLLPAAFKSAGGHAPLYFEAAAVIITLILLGQVLETRARGQTSKALKSLLDLAPPTARRIGRGDDEEEVSVDALQADDRLRVRPGEKVPVDGEIIEGHSTLDESMITGEPLPQEKGVGDTVTGGTVNQTGSFVMRAARVGENTVLARIVDMVARAQRSRAPIQGLADKVAGLFVPAVVVAAIIAFVVWALIGPAPALAYALVAAISVLIIACPCALGLATPMSVMVGVGRGAREGVLIRDAEALELMEQVDVLLVDKTGTLTEGKPKLVAIETTSGFQESDVLQWVASLENASEHPLARSIVAGAAERGIKPGRVTDFDSITGKGVRGTVDGHAVFIGNARLMEDNGIDAAALSDVVDKRRARGETVMLAAVDGALIGAVAVADPIKESTHEAVRILHDAGLRLIMLTGDNEKTAQAVAERLNIDEVHAGALPEDKHALVEKLQSEGRKVAMAGDGVNDAPALAKADVGIAMGTGTDVAMESARITLVKGDLRGIAKARRLSEQSMRNIRQNLFFAFIYNGAGVPVAAGVLYPLIGTLLSPMLAAAAMSFSSVSVISNALRLSRTNL, encoded by the coding sequence ACGGCGAGTTCAAGGCCATGAGCCGACGCTTCTGGTTGAGCGTGCCGCTCTCGGCCACGGTGCTGCTGCTGGCCATGGGCGAGATGGTGCCGGGCCTGGGCATTCGCGATTTCCTGGGGGCCGCCTTCGGCTGGATCCAGTTCGCGCTGGCTACACCGGTCGTGCTCTGGTGCGGTGGCTTCGCCTTCCAGCGCGGCTGGAAATCCGTCGTCAATGTCAGTCCGAACATGTGGACGCTCATTGCACTTGGCGTCGGGGCCGCCTACGGCTTTTCCGTCTTTGACCTCCTTCTCCCCGATCTTTTGCCGGCGGCCTTCAAGAGCGCCGGCGGCCACGCTCCGCTGTATTTCGAGGCGGCAGCGGTGATTATTACGCTGATACTTCTCGGACAGGTCCTGGAGACGCGCGCTCGTGGGCAGACGTCAAAAGCATTGAAATCCTTACTGGACCTGGCGCCACCCACAGCCCGCCGGATCGGTCGTGGCGACGACGAAGAGGAAGTTTCCGTGGACGCGCTACAAGCCGACGACCGACTGCGCGTGCGGCCCGGGGAAAAAGTCCCGGTGGACGGCGAAATCATCGAGGGCCACTCGACGCTGGACGAATCCATGATCACCGGCGAGCCCCTCCCACAGGAGAAGGGCGTTGGCGATACGGTCACGGGTGGAACTGTCAATCAGACCGGTAGTTTCGTGATGCGCGCGGCCCGCGTCGGCGAGAATACAGTGCTGGCGCGTATCGTGGACATGGTCGCCCGGGCGCAACGCTCGCGCGCGCCGATCCAGGGCCTAGCAGACAAGGTCGCCGGCCTCTTCGTGCCGGCTGTCGTGGTCGCTGCCATCATTGCCTTTGTGGTCTGGGCGTTGATCGGCCCCGCGCCGGCGCTGGCTTATGCGTTGGTGGCAGCGATCTCCGTGCTGATTATCGCTTGTCCTTGCGCGCTCGGCCTGGCCACGCCCATGTCCGTCATGGTCGGCGTGGGCCGCGGCGCCCGCGAAGGCGTATTGATCCGCGATGCCGAAGCCCTGGAATTGATGGAGCAGGTCGACGTGCTGCTGGTCGACAAGACCGGCACGCTCACCGAAGGCAAACCGAAGCTGGTGGCGATAGAAACCACGTCAGGCTTTCAGGAATCCGACGTACTGCAATGGGTCGCCTCGCTGGAAAACGCCAGCGAACATCCACTGGCCCGCTCGATCGTGGCCGGCGCAGCCGAGCGCGGCATCAAGCCGGGGCGTGTCACAGATTTCGATTCCATCACTGGTAAAGGGGTCCGCGGCACCGTGGACGGACACGCGGTGTTCATCGGCAACGCCCGCTTGATGGAGGACAACGGTATCGACGCCGCGGCGCTGTCCGATGTCGTCGACAAGCGCCGTGCCCGGGGTGAAACCGTGATGCTGGCTGCCGTGGACGGCGCTCTCATAGGCGCGGTCGCCGTCGCCGACCCGATCAAGGAATCCACCCACGAGGCCGTGCGCATTCTGCATGATGCAGGCTTGCGCCTCATCATGCTCACCGGCGACAACGAAAAGACCGCCCAGGCGGTGGCTGAACGATTGAACATTGATGAGGTCCATGCCGGCGCCTTGCCGGAAGACAAGCATGCGCTGGTGGAAAAACTCCAGAGCGAAGGACGCAAGGTGGCCATGGCCGGCGACGGCGTGAACGATGCGCCGGCGCTGGCCAAAGCCGACGTGGGCATCGCCATGGGCACCGGCACCGACGTGGCCATGGAGTCCGCCCGCATCACGCTGGTAAAAGGCGACCTGCGCGGCATCGCCAAGGCGCGCCGGTTGTCCGAACAGAGCATGCGCAATATTCGACAGAATCTGTTCTTTGCATTTATCTACAATGGCGCCGGCGTGCCGGTCGCCGCCGGCGTCCTATATCCACTGATCGGCACCTTGCTGTCGCCGATGCTCGCGGCAGCAGCCATGAGTTTCTCGTCGGTGTCGGTAATCAGCAATGCGCTACGACTGAGCCGAACGAACCTTTGA